The following coding sequences lie in one Larus michahellis chromosome 29, bLarMic1.1, whole genome shotgun sequence genomic window:
- the LOC141735203 gene encoding C-type lectin domain family 2 member B-like isoform X2, which produces MGERNGFCCKDEDVEKFLSPPEGGASQHPAAPGDTRERTDGRVVGRCPTLHPVWAGVVVVLVFLVLALAVALAVRSGRHGGDPAVPAAPMLACPDDWVGYRNVCYYLSRDEGSWEWSQEQCSSHGASLAMPRREWEMEFLLRLKGNMDYWLGLRRRGERLQWVDGSSFNQRIPVKGHEPCLFLNDHDLMSASCSQARPYLCSKPQDLMGTT; this is translated from the exons ATGGGGGAGAGGAACGGATTCTGCTGCAAGGATGAGGACGTGGAGAAGTTCTTGAGTCCCCCTGAGGGAGGAGCATCCCAGCACCCCGCCGCGCCTGGCGATACCCGTGAAAGGACGGATGGGAGAGTCGTGG GCAGGTGCCCCACGCTCCATCCAGTGTGGGCTGGTGTGGTGGTTGTGCTGGTGTTTCTGGTGCTGGCTCTGGCCGTGGCTCTTGCTGTACGCTCAG gaaGACATGGAggggatccagctgtgcctgcGGCTCCAATGCTGGCCTGTCCTGATGACTGGGTCGGGTACCGCAATGTCTGCTACTACCTGTCGAGGGACGAGGGGAGCTGGGAGTGGAGCCAGGAGCAGTGCTCCTCGCATGGGGCCTCGCTGGCCATGCCCCGGAGGGAGTGGGAGATG GAGTTCCTCTTGCGCCTCAAGGGCAACATGGATTACTGGCTTGGGCTGCGGAGACGGGGCGAGCGCCTGCAGTGGGTGGATGGCAGCAGCTTCAACCAGAG GATcccagtgaagggccatgaaCCTTGTCTCTTCTTGAATGACCATGATCTCATGAGTGCCAGCTGCTCCCAGGCCCGGCCCTACCTCTGCAGCAAGCCCCAAGATCTGATGGGAACCACATGA
- the LOC141735203 gene encoding C-type lectin domain family 2 member B-like isoform X1: protein MGERNGFCCKDEDVEKFLSPPEGGASQHPAAPGDTRERTDGRVVGRCPTLHPVWAGVVVVLVFLVLALAVALAVRSAGRHGGDPAVPAAPMLACPDDWVGYRNVCYYLSRDEGSWEWSQEQCSSHGASLAMPRREWEMEFLLRLKGNMDYWLGLRRRGERLQWVDGSSFNQRIPVKGHEPCLFLNDHDLMSASCSQARPYLCSKPQDLMGTT from the exons ATGGGGGAGAGGAACGGATTCTGCTGCAAGGATGAGGACGTGGAGAAGTTCTTGAGTCCCCCTGAGGGAGGAGCATCCCAGCACCCCGCCGCGCCTGGCGATACCCGTGAAAGGACGGATGGGAGAGTCGTGG GCAGGTGCCCCACGCTCCATCCAGTGTGGGCTGGTGTGGTGGTTGTGCTGGTGTTTCTGGTGCTGGCTCTGGCCGTGGCTCTTGCTGTACGCTCAG caggaaGACATGGAggggatccagctgtgcctgcGGCTCCAATGCTGGCCTGTCCTGATGACTGGGTCGGGTACCGCAATGTCTGCTACTACCTGTCGAGGGACGAGGGGAGCTGGGAGTGGAGCCAGGAGCAGTGCTCCTCGCATGGGGCCTCGCTGGCCATGCCCCGGAGGGAGTGGGAGATG GAGTTCCTCTTGCGCCTCAAGGGCAACATGGATTACTGGCTTGGGCTGCGGAGACGGGGCGAGCGCCTGCAGTGGGTGGATGGCAGCAGCTTCAACCAGAG GATcccagtgaagggccatgaaCCTTGTCTCTTCTTGAATGACCATGATCTCATGAGTGCCAGCTGCTCCCAGGCCCGGCCCTACCTCTGCAGCAAGCCCCAAGATCTGATGGGAACCACATGA
- the LOC141735203 gene encoding C-type lectin domain family 2 member B-like isoform X3, whose product MGERNGFCCKDEDVEKFLSPPEGGASQHPAAPGDTRERTDGRVVAGRHGGDPAVPAAPMLACPDDWVGYRNVCYYLSRDEGSWEWSQEQCSSHGASLAMPRREWEMEFLLRLKGNMDYWLGLRRRGERLQWVDGSSFNQRIPVKGHEPCLFLNDHDLMSASCSQARPYLCSKPQDLMGTT is encoded by the exons ATGGGGGAGAGGAACGGATTCTGCTGCAAGGATGAGGACGTGGAGAAGTTCTTGAGTCCCCCTGAGGGAGGAGCATCCCAGCACCCCGCCGCGCCTGGCGATACCCGTGAAAGGACGGATGGGAGAGTCGTGG caggaaGACATGGAggggatccagctgtgcctgcGGCTCCAATGCTGGCCTGTCCTGATGACTGGGTCGGGTACCGCAATGTCTGCTACTACCTGTCGAGGGACGAGGGGAGCTGGGAGTGGAGCCAGGAGCAGTGCTCCTCGCATGGGGCCTCGCTGGCCATGCCCCGGAGGGAGTGGGAGATG GAGTTCCTCTTGCGCCTCAAGGGCAACATGGATTACTGGCTTGGGCTGCGGAGACGGGGCGAGCGCCTGCAGTGGGTGGATGGCAGCAGCTTCAACCAGAG GATcccagtgaagggccatgaaCCTTGTCTCTTCTTGAATGACCATGATCTCATGAGTGCCAGCTGCTCCCAGGCCCGGCCCTACCTCTGCAGCAAGCCCCAAGATCTGATGGGAACCACATGA
- the LOC141735191 gene encoding uncharacterized protein LOC141735191 isoform X1, protein MFSGISQYDDNSCGGRTESRPGLKQVLPAVVMPWVQDTACSKRGAFTSQFPWGPGEKNGCCCNDGNKEKPLSPQDAGVSPHPEVPGDTRNMTYRGVLGEPYTLHPVWVVVLAVLVALVLALAVAVAVRSAGRCGGDPAVPAALVLACPDDWVGYRNVCYYLLRDEGSWEWSQEQCSSHGASLAMPRREGEMEFLWRLKGNMDYWLGLRRRGERLQWVDGSSFNQTFVVQGQGECAYLYDGAVASAGCSQSRPYICSKPQALM, encoded by the exons ATGTTCTCTGGAATCTCCCAATATGACGATAACAGCTGTGGTGGAAGAACTGAATCCAGGCCTGGCTTGAAACAGGTTTTGCCAGCAGTTGTGATGCCTTGGGTGCAAGATACTGCTTGTTCTAAGCGAGGAGCTTTCACATCCCAGTTTCCCTGGGGCCCGGGGGAGAAGAATGGATGCTGCTGTAACGATGGGAACAAGGAGAAGCCCCTGAGTCCCCAGGATGCAGGAGTGTCCCCCCACCCAGAGGTGCCTGGCGATACCCGCAATATGACGTACAGAGGAGTTCTGG gtGAGCCGTACACGCTCCATCCAGTGTGGGTcgtggtgctggctgtgctggtggctctggtgctGGCTCTGGCCGTGGCTGTTGCTGTACGCTCAG caggaaGATGTGGAggggatccagctgtgcctgcGGCTCTGGTGCTGGCCTGTCCTGATGACTGGGTCGGGTACCGCAATGTCTGCTACTACCTGTTGAGGGACGAGGGGAGCTGGGAGTGGAGCCAGGAGCAGTGCTCCTCGCATGGGGCCTCGCTGGCCATGCCCcggagggagggggagatg GAGTTCCTCTGGCGCCTCAAGGGCAACATGGATTACTGGCTTGGGCTGCGGAGACGGGGCGAGCGCCTGCAGTGGGTGGATGGCAGCAGCTTCAACCAGAC GTTTGTGGTGCAGGGCCAAGGAGAGTGTGCGTATTTGTACGACGGGGCTGTCGCGAGTGCAGGCTGCTCCCAGTCGCGGCCGTACATCTGCAGCAAGCCCCAAGCGCTGATGTGA
- the LOC141735191 gene encoding C-type lectin domain family 2 member D-like isoform X2, giving the protein MPWVQDTACSKRGAFTSQFPWGPGEKNGCCCNDGNKEKPLSPQDAGVSPHPEVPGDTRNMTYRGVLGEPYTLHPVWVVVLAVLVALVLALAVAVAVRSAGRCGGDPAVPAALVLACPDDWVGYRNVCYYLLRDEGSWEWSQEQCSSHGASLAMPRREGEMEFLWRLKGNMDYWLGLRRRGERLQWVDGSSFNQTFVVQGQGECAYLYDGAVASAGCSQSRPYICSKPQALM; this is encoded by the exons ATGCCTTGGGTGCAAGATACTGCTTGTTCTAAGCGAGGAGCTTTCACATCCCAGTTTCCCTGGGGCCCGGGGGAGAAGAATGGATGCTGCTGTAACGATGGGAACAAGGAGAAGCCCCTGAGTCCCCAGGATGCAGGAGTGTCCCCCCACCCAGAGGTGCCTGGCGATACCCGCAATATGACGTACAGAGGAGTTCTGG gtGAGCCGTACACGCTCCATCCAGTGTGGGTcgtggtgctggctgtgctggtggctctggtgctGGCTCTGGCCGTGGCTGTTGCTGTACGCTCAG caggaaGATGTGGAggggatccagctgtgcctgcGGCTCTGGTGCTGGCCTGTCCTGATGACTGGGTCGGGTACCGCAATGTCTGCTACTACCTGTTGAGGGACGAGGGGAGCTGGGAGTGGAGCCAGGAGCAGTGCTCCTCGCATGGGGCCTCGCTGGCCATGCCCcggagggagggggagatg GAGTTCCTCTGGCGCCTCAAGGGCAACATGGATTACTGGCTTGGGCTGCGGAGACGGGGCGAGCGCCTGCAGTGGGTGGATGGCAGCAGCTTCAACCAGAC GTTTGTGGTGCAGGGCCAAGGAGAGTGTGCGTATTTGTACGACGGGGCTGTCGCGAGTGCAGGCTGCTCCCAGTCGCGGCCGTACATCTGCAGCAAGCCCCAAGCGCTGATGTGA
- the LOC141735164 gene encoding class I histocompatibility antigen, F10 alpha chain-like isoform X1 yields MASGYKGTGHIWISGVTGGSQLACWELRGPKGNREGEAAGLEAPCVPGLGLKVGRFMEVKILPGSEEGHQERECLARGTRAAECATPGRRDSGSRMAGPHSLRYFHVAVSEPSLGVPHFVSVGYVDGNVIIRYDSETGRAVPRADWMAANLDQAYWDRETQVGQSTQQVARVSLEALRSRYNQSGGVHTVQVMYGCDLLEDGSTRGYSQDAYDGRDFTAFDMDTMTFTAADAAAQITKRRWEEDGTVAERRKQYLNNTCIEWLRKYVSYGWAVLERKEPPAVRVSGREAHGILTLRCRAHGFYPRPITVSWLKDGEVRDQETEWGSVAPNSDGTYYTWASIEARPGEQDKYRCRVEHASLPEPGLYAWETESNLWAIVLGVAVAVLAVAGICGFVVWKQKSGKKKAGYGMASSTDSGSGSTGTGVTA; encoded by the exons ATGGCATCGGGGTACAAGGGGACAGGACACATCTGGATTTCTGGAGTGACGGGGGGATCCCAGTTGGCGTGTTGGGAGCTGAGGGGACCCAAGGGGAACCGAGAGGGAGAAGCGGCCGGTCTGGAGGCTCCGTGTGTCCCTGGCCTTGGCTTGAAAGTCGGGCGCTTCATGGAAGTGAAGATCCTTCCAGGATCCGAGGAGGGACACCAGGAGCGGGAGTGTCTGGCACGGGGGACCCGGGCAGCGGAATGTGCGACCCCGGGAAGGAGGGACAGCGGGAGCAGGATGGCCG ggcCCCACTCCCTGCGCTACTTTCATGTTGCCGTGTCGGAGCCCAGCCTGGGGGTGCCCCACTTCGTGTCTGTGGGGTACGTGGACGGGAACGTCATCATACGCTACGACAGCGAGACGGGTAGAGCAGTGCCCAGGGCGGACTGGATGGCGGCCAACCTGGACCAGGCGTACTGGGACAGGGAGACCCAGGTCGGGCAGAGCACTCAGCAGGTTGCCCGCGTCAGCCTGGAGGCACTGCGGAGCCGCTACAACCAGAGCGGGG GGGTTCACACGGTGCAGGTCATGTATGGCTGTGACCTCCTGGAGGACGGTAGCACCAGGGGGTATAGTCAGGATGCCTACGACGGGAGGGACTTCACCGCCTTTGACATGGACACGATGACGTTCACCGCGGCGGACGCGGCGGCACAAATCACCaagaggaggtgggaggaggacGGGACTGTCGCTGAGCGAAGGAAGCAGTACCTGAACAACACCTGCATCGAGTGGCTGAGGAAATACGTGAGCTACGGGTGGGCCGTGCTGGAGAGGAAAG agccccccgcgGTCCGAGTGTCGGGGAGGGAGGCCCACGGGATCCTGACCTTGCGCTGCCGCGCTCACGGCTTCTACCCGCGGCCCATCACCGTCAGCTGGCTGAAGGACGGCGAGGTGAGGGACCAGGAGACGGAGTGGGGCAGCGTCGCGCCCAACAGCGACGGCACCTACTACACCTGGGCCTCCATCGAGGCCCGCCCGGGGGAGCAGGACAAGTACCGGTGCCGCGTGGAGCACGCCAGCCTGCCCGAGCCCGGCCTCTACGCGTGGG AGACGGAGTCCAACCTGTGGGCCATCGTGCTGGGGGTGGCCGTTGCCGTCCTGGCCGTCGCTGGCATCTGTGGATTCGTCGTATGGAAGCAGAAGTCGG ggaAGAAGAAGGCGGGCTACGGCATGGCGTCAA GCACCGACAGTGGGTCTGGCAGCACGGGCACAG GGGTCACCGCCTGA
- the LOC141735164 gene encoding class I histocompatibility antigen, F10 alpha chain-like isoform X2 gives MADAGPERSSAMGPGRALRLGLRLLLGLFGGAAGGPHSLRYFHVAVSEPSLGVPHFVSVGYVDGNVIIRYDSETGRAVPRADWMAANLDQAYWDRETQVGQSTQQVARVSLEALRSRYNQSGGVHTVQVMYGCDLLEDGSTRGYSQDAYDGRDFTAFDMDTMTFTAADAAAQITKRRWEEDGTVAERRKQYLNNTCIEWLRKYVSYGWAVLERKEPPAVRVSGREAHGILTLRCRAHGFYPRPITVSWLKDGEVRDQETEWGSVAPNSDGTYYTWASIEARPGEQDKYRCRVEHASLPEPGLYAWETESNLWAIVLGVAVAVLAVAGICGFVVWKQKSGKKKAGYGMASSTDSGSGSTGTGVTA, from the exons ATGGCGGACGCGGGGCCGGAGCGGAGCAGCGCGATGGGGCCCGGCCGGGCGCTGAGGctggggctgcggctgctgctggggctcttcggcggggcggcggggg ggcCCCACTCCCTGCGCTACTTTCATGTTGCCGTGTCGGAGCCCAGCCTGGGGGTGCCCCACTTCGTGTCTGTGGGGTACGTGGACGGGAACGTCATCATACGCTACGACAGCGAGACGGGTAGAGCAGTGCCCAGGGCGGACTGGATGGCGGCCAACCTGGACCAGGCGTACTGGGACAGGGAGACCCAGGTCGGGCAGAGCACTCAGCAGGTTGCCCGCGTCAGCCTGGAGGCACTGCGGAGCCGCTACAACCAGAGCGGGG GGGTTCACACGGTGCAGGTCATGTATGGCTGTGACCTCCTGGAGGACGGTAGCACCAGGGGGTATAGTCAGGATGCCTACGACGGGAGGGACTTCACCGCCTTTGACATGGACACGATGACGTTCACCGCGGCGGACGCGGCGGCACAAATCACCaagaggaggtgggaggaggacGGGACTGTCGCTGAGCGAAGGAAGCAGTACCTGAACAACACCTGCATCGAGTGGCTGAGGAAATACGTGAGCTACGGGTGGGCCGTGCTGGAGAGGAAAG agccccccgcgGTCCGAGTGTCGGGGAGGGAGGCCCACGGGATCCTGACCTTGCGCTGCCGCGCTCACGGCTTCTACCCGCGGCCCATCACCGTCAGCTGGCTGAAGGACGGCGAGGTGAGGGACCAGGAGACGGAGTGGGGCAGCGTCGCGCCCAACAGCGACGGCACCTACTACACCTGGGCCTCCATCGAGGCCCGCCCGGGGGAGCAGGACAAGTACCGGTGCCGCGTGGAGCACGCCAGCCTGCCCGAGCCCGGCCTCTACGCGTGGG AGACGGAGTCCAACCTGTGGGCCATCGTGCTGGGGGTGGCCGTTGCCGTCCTGGCCGTCGCTGGCATCTGTGGATTCGTCGTATGGAAGCAGAAGTCGG ggaAGAAGAAGGCGGGCTACGGCATGGCGTCAA GCACCGACAGTGGGTCTGGCAGCACGGGCACAG GGGTCACCGCCTGA